In Zingiber officinale cultivar Zhangliang chromosome 1A, Zo_v1.1, whole genome shotgun sequence, a genomic segment contains:
- the LOC121998794 gene encoding extensin-like, producing MVSEVSTSTISAVPTPTIFTVPPAYSAPAPVEPTAYQAPPPPGPTVYSTPVAPVPLVPTAYATLAPAAAVAPPPVPPPIVPPSAPTYADPAVPLMAPASVYAAAPGMPPPAYAAVPPVIPAPVVPPVPTAVPTPLTDIVTTRARIPALAQSMKSQFTLFR from the coding sequence ATGGTTTCAGAGGTATCTACCTCGACCATATCCGCCGTGCCCACTCCTACgatatttacggtaccaccagcaTATTCGGCACCTGCTCCGGTCGAGCCTACGGCGTAccaggcaccaccgccacctggacctaccgtaTACTCGACACCAGTGGCACCCGTGCCCCTAGTGCCTACAGCATATGCGACACTTGCACCAGCAGCAGCAGTTGCTCCACCTCCGGTACCGCCACCCATTGTACCTCCTTCCGCGCCCACCTATGCTGACCCTGCAGTGCCACTAATGGCACCTGCCTCAGTCTATGCAGCGGCACCAGGGATGCCTCCCCCGGCCTatgcagcggtaccacctgttataccagctccagtggttccaccAGTTCCTACAGCCGTCCCTACTCCCCTCACTGATATAGTCACAACACGAGCTCGGATCCCAGCGTTGGCACAATCGATGAAGAGtcaattcacactcttccgaTGA